The DNA segment ACGATGCTTATTAAGTGCTTCGGACTTGTGCATTGATTTAAAACAATCAAAGAATACTCAAACATCATggtaaattgaaaattgaataataaatctgcatcatttaacacacacattaaataaaattaggcTTTAACCCAGAAAATATTTGTCATTATTTATgtaaaatccaaaatcaaacttaactcaacaaatacaaaagaaaacCTTGTAGTTTTAGTAATTCACCAGAAGAATAATGCATTATTCCTGTTAATATTTACTAATGACGGTAATAAAAATGCTGACATAGTTCAATCTCACATAGGAGAGACAGCAACACTATAAAATTAAGGCCAATGCTACTATGTAAATGGCCAAAAATTTCTACATGTATAAATTTGAGGTGTTAAAATAAGATTAGACTTTGTCTATAATAATGGATCTACATTGATGAACAAATTATTATTGATGAACCCACCATTTGAATCGCTGCAGGAAAAACACTGACACTAGCAGAAAGTTTTAAAGTTTGTGTCTCAttgtaaatgaaaaaaaaaagtttgtatctcatttaaattagttaatagttctaattaatatttaatgaaatcTTTTGTATTGGGCTAGTTACTGAAATTTTTGGATTGGACTTGGGACTAACCTTTTACGTTAGTTCAATGTTTTGTTGCAGGGATAACAAATTTTaggtttaaaaattattattaattaataaaattaataaaactatatttgttaaaaattttgttttatcaatttgaataatataaatttaatttatcctatgtaacaaaaaatactatgactttaaaactttatttgataaaattttttaataaaattatatttttttcttcgtACATAAATTTGATGTAATAGTGAAAAAAAAACGATAGCAAtagtttttttaatatagaaatatatattagcacttaattgaaaaaaattgtaataagTCATGTAAAAGAGAGAATAGATATTATTTCATGACTATTTTTatcatcttttaaatttttttcttactaTCACATTAAATTTAcgtaacaaaatattttaaagacatAGTATATTTGtaccattatttttttaaaaaaataatgtaaaatgcttctcattttatttttttgtcactcatgataaattaaatttatattatttgaaattataaaaaaattgtctttaataaatcaatctaattttattatatatatataattagaaaattttgttcaaaactttttttcaaaggtaataatattttgtaaatattcataattataatataaaatataatatagtaaaattttatttaacaaaatcaatacaaataataatttttaaacaaataaaaattttatattgacATAGAAagtagaatttgaatcttttaaattttaaatttgtacttTAAAGGGTAAAATGTGATTTTCTACCTTTGAATAGTTTCTCtcttatatttattcttggttccacctataaaataaatagtaaaagatcacactttattttctaaaataaaattcaaactttagagaatccaaatcctagaaaatataACATCAAGTTCAAGTTCAGAATTCAACTAATGTTATGGCCGAacaccaaaaaaattattaatattaattaaatctaatttatctaatttaaaGGATGCAAAAGTAGTAAAATGGTTAACATTTTCAACATACATACTGTTTATCGCGGCAACAATTCAGATGGTGGGCCTCTCAATAATAATTTGTTCATTAATGCGGGTTCCATTATTATAGGCAAATTCCAATTTCATTTCAACACCTCAAATCTATACATGTAGAAATTTTTAGCCATCTTGCCCTAAAATTAAATGATGTTCTCTTTGTCAGTAGAGATTTATCCAAAGCATAGTCATTGATAATAAGAGCATTGGGAAGTGGAATACAGAAAAACTGCTACGGGAGGAGGTGGAATCAATTGCAGAATTATCTGTCTTCCACCCTTCAAATGGAGTTGGGGCTGGTGACGGTGCTACGATTTTTCGGTTTGTCTTATTCCAGACTCCAATGAGATACGGATTTCCTTGGTAACTGCTCTCATCGAAGGTATCAAATTGTCCATTGGATGGTGCTATACCTGACAGATTATTATAGGACACATTAAAGATGTCTAAAAAAGTCAAGTCGTGTAAATTAAGAGGAATTTGTCCACTTAGATTGTTATATGAAAAATCTAAGGACTCTATGCTGTATAGCTTGTGGAAGCTTTCAGAAATAGATCCATTCAAATTGTTGTGAGATAAGTTGAGAAAAATAATGCCACTGAGATCTCCTAATTGATAAGGAATCTTTCCTGTCAATTGATTAGACGACAAATCTAAACCCGAAATAATCCTTTCCTTAGTAGTTGCAATTGTATCTGTGCCCGAGCAAAACATGCTCTTATCAAAGCAAGAAGGTATGGATCCGGTGAAGTAATTGTTTGAAAGGTCTAAGACGCGAAGATTTCTTAAACGGCATATTTGACTAGAAAGTTGGCCTTGCAGTTGATTTCCACGCAACGAAAGTATCCTCAAAGACTCAACCCTATAAATGCTATCAGGAATAGTACCAATAAATCTGTTGTAGCTCAAATCAATGAATTGTGTTGATGACATATTGAAGCAAGTGCTATCAGGAATAGTACCGATAAATCTGTTGTCGCTCAAATCAATGAATTGTGTTGATGACATGTTGAAACAAGAGGGTATAGAGCCAGATAGTCTATTGAGAGAGAGATCTATAACTTGAAGGTTAAGTTGGCATATGTCATGAGTTATTGGACCTTCAAAGCTATTCCTGGAGGCAATTAAGGTGTCAAGCCGAGGTTTTTCATTCAAGGTCTTATTTTTCCGGTGCAAACGAAATAACAATGATATGTTTCCAGATAAGTTATTGTTCTCCATATTCAACACTCTCAAGTTTGGCATCTTTCCAATTGAAGCGGCAATATGGCCATCAAACAAATTGCTTGATACATCCAAATATTCTAAATGTGGGAAAAAGGAGCCTATGTTATCGGGGAGCTGGCCATCCATCTGGTTTTTTGATATGTCCAATGTATGCACTTGATTCATATGATATTCTGAATCAATAATGGGTAATGTAAAAGGCCCGTTGAAATCGTTACCACCAAGTAAAATATACTCTAGTGATACAAGGCTAACAAATGAAAGTAGCGTTGCGATGCTCCCACTTAATCCGTTATATGAGAAATCAATAGTTCGAAGGGATGTCAAGTTGCCAAAACATTCATCTAAAGTTCCTTCGAAATCATTACCACCCAAATCTAGCACTTCAAGCTTCTTCAATCTACACAATCCTACAATTAAATGTTGtaatattcaataaattaaattcattagaACAAGACAACAATGAAATCATACGAATAATAGTTAAGGAAAAGCATGGGCTATATTtgtaagagtttaattttgatgtaatcaaaattatttttttggatgacCATTCAACCGATTAATATAAAAGAtagttatttttcttaaaatagtGTTACGTGATTAGATG comes from the Arachis duranensis cultivar V14167 chromosome 7, aradu.V14167.gnm2.J7QH, whole genome shotgun sequence genome and includes:
- the LOC107459941 gene encoding receptor-like protein 9b isoform X1 yields the protein MECPWKKPWVVLMGAIALIQLYGSINSHGCFTEETRSLLEFKAAYSNDSLLPSWMDGPNNNCCDWKRVTCHPSSGRVIHLSLYALYKLGSLPDDNGEYDCDGSPTLNGTMFLSFRELTTLNLSYNCFGEFISKPDNRSMSTLRSLETIDLSYNNLDQSIIEFLCGLTSLKNLILAANNFVGSFPGKGLCRLKKLEVLDLGGNDFEGTLDECFGNLTSLRTIDFSYNGLSGSIATLLSFVSLVSLEYILLGGNDFNGPFTLPIIDSEYHMNQVHTLDISKNQMDGQLPDNIGSFFPHLEYLDVSSNLFDGHIAASIGKMPNLRVLNMENNNLSGNISLLFRLHRKNKTLNEKPRLDTLIASRNSFEGPITHDICQLNLQVIDLSLNRLSGSIPSCFNMSSTQFIDLSDNRFIGTIPDSTCFNMSSTQFIDLSYNRFIGTIPDSIYRVESLRILSLRGNQLQGQLSSQICRLRNLRVLDLSNNYFTGSIPSCFDKSMFCSGTDTIATTKERIISGLDLSSNQLTGKIPYQLGDLSGIIFLNLSHNNLNGSISESFHKLYSIESLDFSYNNLSGQIPLNLHDLTFLDIFNVSYNNLSGIAPSNGQFDTFDESSYQGNPYLIGVWNKTNRKIVAPSPAPTPFEGWKTDNSAIDSTSSRSSFSVFHFPMLLLSMTMLWINLY
- the LOC107459941 gene encoding receptor-like protein 13 isoform X2; protein product: MECPWKKPWVVLMGAIALIQLYGSINSHGCFTEETRSLLEFKAAYSNDSLLPSWMDGPNNNCCDWKRVTCHPSSGRVIHLSLYALYKLGSLPDDNGEYDCDGSPTLNGTMFLSFRELTTLNLSYNCFGEFISKPGLCRLKKLEVLDLGGNDFEGTLDECFGNLTSLRTIDFSYNGLSGSIATLLSFVSLVSLEYILLGGNDFNGPFTLPIIDSEYHMNQVHTLDISKNQMDGQLPDNIGSFFPHLEYLDVSSNLFDGHIAASIGKMPNLRVLNMENNNLSGNISLLFRLHRKNKTLNEKPRLDTLIASRNSFEGPITHDICQLNLQVIDLSLNRLSGSIPSCFNMSSTQFIDLSDNRFIGTIPDSTCFNMSSTQFIDLSYNRFIGTIPDSIYRVESLRILSLRGNQLQGQLSSQICRLRNLRVLDLSNNYFTGSIPSCFDKSMFCSGTDTIATTKERIISGLDLSSNQLTGKIPYQLGDLSGIIFLNLSHNNLNGSISESFHKLYSIESLDFSYNNLSGQIPLNLHDLTFLDIFNVSYNNLSGIAPSNGQFDTFDESSYQGNPYLIGVWNKTNRKIVAPSPAPTPFEGWKTDNSAIDSTSSRSSFSVFHFPMLLLSMTMLWINLY